The following coding sequences lie in one Apostichopus japonicus isolate 1M-3 chromosome 13, ASM3797524v1, whole genome shotgun sequence genomic window:
- the LOC139978342 gene encoding dolichol kinase-like isoform X1 → MSRLLERLEALTVFGGLTCVVYYTNGLIIQTLLCGVFLLAIVLEMLITPEDITAVTNWKFRQKSSLGLITGALLIPMALVAHGNQQCGSNLMCYYQLPSLAVTVSLLITVSIGQNLLQRFRIWLSSALVLAGTFIVSFILMRFPQQFVEYAVFLIGGSVLGLSLLCHLMNSLPESFSLGEAMIISQGLTVLSLEVIKDFACPVTSSQKFGACLQVLVAGTINVGFLLRPVCNRIFQNQSIRTDKVNQHNKSTDLSWSGSIYFYLIFAGVNFFALFPWLGFQIKEFPVFYGLKFMFGSRDRVFLMTGWLVLVTLAIAVVGTTTSSSTVVRKYFHLIATGTFVSGLYYDPELICLASAGVFFIFIVLEVIRVLRVQPIGGSINDAFQVFVDDRDGGLLILTHVYLLVGLSLPIWILSGGHYLQSGKFLPLYSGVLSVGVGDTAASILGSQLGRYKWPETKKTMEGTLAAVVSQTVCCHLLQSYLGVVSQCHWLMIFASILLTSFLEAFTDQIDNLILPLFMFAILSVSNG, encoded by the exons ATGTCAAGATTACTAGAGCGACTCGAAGCATTGACGGTTTTTGGAGGGCTAACCTGCGTGGTTTATTACACAAATGGATTGATAATCCAAACACTTTTATGTGGTG TATTTCTGCTTGCCATTGTTCTTGAGATGTTAATAACCCCTGAGGATATTACTGCAGTGACAAATTGGAAATTCAG ACAAAAATCTTCCCTGGGGCTGATCACTGGTGCACTTCTCATTCCAATGGCACTTGTTGCTCATGGCAACCAACAATGTGGCTCCAATTTAATGTGCTATTACCAGTTGCCATCACTTGCAGTAACTGTCAGTCTTCTCATAACTGTTTCTATTGGTCAGAATCTTTTACAAAGATTTAGAATATGGCTATCATCTGCATTGGTTCTGGCAGGAACTTTCATAGTCTCTTTCATATTAATGAGATTTCCCCAACAATTTGTAGAGTATGCAGTATTTCTGATTGGTGGCTCAGTGCTTG GACTTTCTTTGTTGTGTCATCTGATGAACTCCTTACCAGAAAGTTTCTCTTTGGGTGAAGCCATGATCATATCTCAAGGACTCACAGTATTGTCCCTCGAAGTCATCAAAGACTTTGCCTGTCCCGTGACATCCTCCCAAAAATTTGGTGCCTGTTTGCAA GTTctagtagctggtaccatcaatgTTGGATTCCTCCTTAGACCAGTCTGCAACAGAATCTTTCAGAACCAATCAATCAGGACCGATAAAGTGAATCAACATAATAAATCTACAGATTTGAG CTGGAGTGGCAGTATCTATTTTTATCTTATATTTGCAGGCGTTAACTTCTTTGCTCTATTCCCGTGGCTTGGTTTTCAGATTAAGGAGTTTCCTGTGTTTTATGGACTTAAATTCATGTTTGGAAGCAGGGACAGA GTTTTTCTTATGACTGGGTGGCTAGTATTGGTTACTTTAGCCATTGCAGTGGTTGGTACAACAACATCCTCTTCTACTGTGGTCAGGAAGTACTTTCATCTGATTGCCACAGGAACCTTTGTTTCTGGTCTATATTATGACCCTGAACTCATCTGTTTAGCTTCTGCTGGGGTATTTTTTATATTCATTGTATTAGAG GTTATCAGGGTGCTGAGGGTTCAACCAATTGGTGGATCTATTAATGATGCTTTCCAAGTATTTGTGGATGACAGGGATGGAGGTCTCTTGATTCTCACACATGTTTATCTTTTAGTTGGTCTCTCATTACCCATTTGGATCTTATCAGGTGGCCATTATTTACAATCAG GCAAGTTCCTTCCTTTATACAGTGGTGTTTTGTCAGTCGGTGTTGGTGATACAGCTGCTTCCATACTGGGCTCTCAACTTGGTAGATACAAATGGCCAG aaaccaaaaaaacaatGGAAGGAACTCTAGCAGCTGTGGTTTCTCAGACTGTCTGCTGCCACCTATTACAGTCATATCTTGGGGTTGTTTCTCAATGTCATTGGTTGATGATATTTGCATCAATTCTCTTGACATCCTTCCTTGAAGCTTTCACTGACCAGATTGATAATTTAATCCTGCCATTGTTTATGTTTGCTATTCTTTCTGTCAGTAATGGTTGA
- the LOC139978342 gene encoding dolichol kinase-like isoform X2 yields MSVLTCVFLLAIVLEMLITPEDITAVTNWKFRQKSSLGLITGALLIPMALVAHGNQQCGSNLMCYYQLPSLAVTVSLLITVSIGQNLLQRFRIWLSSALVLAGTFIVSFILMRFPQQFVEYAVFLIGGSVLGLSLLCHLMNSLPESFSLGEAMIISQGLTVLSLEVIKDFACPVTSSQKFGACLQVLVAGTINVGFLLRPVCNRIFQNQSIRTDKVNQHNKSTDLSWSGSIYFYLIFAGVNFFALFPWLGFQIKEFPVFYGLKFMFGSRDRVFLMTGWLVLVTLAIAVVGTTTSSSTVVRKYFHLIATGTFVSGLYYDPELICLASAGVFFIFIVLEVIRVLRVQPIGGSINDAFQVFVDDRDGGLLILTHVYLLVGLSLPIWILSGGHYLQSGKFLPLYSGVLSVGVGDTAASILGSQLGRYKWPETKKTMEGTLAAVVSQTVCCHLLQSYLGVVSQCHWLMIFASILLTSFLEAFTDQIDNLILPLFMFAILSVSNG; encoded by the exons ATGAGTGTCCTAACGTGTG TATTTCTGCTTGCCATTGTTCTTGAGATGTTAATAACCCCTGAGGATATTACTGCAGTGACAAATTGGAAATTCAG ACAAAAATCTTCCCTGGGGCTGATCACTGGTGCACTTCTCATTCCAATGGCACTTGTTGCTCATGGCAACCAACAATGTGGCTCCAATTTAATGTGCTATTACCAGTTGCCATCACTTGCAGTAACTGTCAGTCTTCTCATAACTGTTTCTATTGGTCAGAATCTTTTACAAAGATTTAGAATATGGCTATCATCTGCATTGGTTCTGGCAGGAACTTTCATAGTCTCTTTCATATTAATGAGATTTCCCCAACAATTTGTAGAGTATGCAGTATTTCTGATTGGTGGCTCAGTGCTTG GACTTTCTTTGTTGTGTCATCTGATGAACTCCTTACCAGAAAGTTTCTCTTTGGGTGAAGCCATGATCATATCTCAAGGACTCACAGTATTGTCCCTCGAAGTCATCAAAGACTTTGCCTGTCCCGTGACATCCTCCCAAAAATTTGGTGCCTGTTTGCAA GTTctagtagctggtaccatcaatgTTGGATTCCTCCTTAGACCAGTCTGCAACAGAATCTTTCAGAACCAATCAATCAGGACCGATAAAGTGAATCAACATAATAAATCTACAGATTTGAG CTGGAGTGGCAGTATCTATTTTTATCTTATATTTGCAGGCGTTAACTTCTTTGCTCTATTCCCGTGGCTTGGTTTTCAGATTAAGGAGTTTCCTGTGTTTTATGGACTTAAATTCATGTTTGGAAGCAGGGACAGA GTTTTTCTTATGACTGGGTGGCTAGTATTGGTTACTTTAGCCATTGCAGTGGTTGGTACAACAACATCCTCTTCTACTGTGGTCAGGAAGTACTTTCATCTGATTGCCACAGGAACCTTTGTTTCTGGTCTATATTATGACCCTGAACTCATCTGTTTAGCTTCTGCTGGGGTATTTTTTATATTCATTGTATTAGAG GTTATCAGGGTGCTGAGGGTTCAACCAATTGGTGGATCTATTAATGATGCTTTCCAAGTATTTGTGGATGACAGGGATGGAGGTCTCTTGATTCTCACACATGTTTATCTTTTAGTTGGTCTCTCATTACCCATTTGGATCTTATCAGGTGGCCATTATTTACAATCAG GCAAGTTCCTTCCTTTATACAGTGGTGTTTTGTCAGTCGGTGTTGGTGATACAGCTGCTTCCATACTGGGCTCTCAACTTGGTAGATACAAATGGCCAG aaaccaaaaaaacaatGGAAGGAACTCTAGCAGCTGTGGTTTCTCAGACTGTCTGCTGCCACCTATTACAGTCATATCTTGGGGTTGTTTCTCAATGTCATTGGTTGATGATATTTGCATCAATTCTCTTGACATCCTTCCTTGAAGCTTTCACTGACCAGATTGATAATTTAATCCTGCCATTGTTTATGTTTGCTATTCTTTCTGTCAGTAATGGTTGA